Proteins from one Toxotes jaculatrix isolate fToxJac2 chromosome 13, fToxJac2.pri, whole genome shotgun sequence genomic window:
- the myo1g gene encoding unconventional myosin-Ig gives MAELEGLEFGKSDFVLLDEVTMEQFTANLKLRFEKGRIYTYIGEVVVSVNPYRQMDSYGKDTIDAYRGRELYENPPHLFAVADAAYKAMKRRAKDTCIVISGESGAGKTEASKYIMQYIAAITNPSQRAEVESVKNVLLKSNCVLEAFGNAKTNRNDNSSRFGKYMDINFNFNGDPTGGHINNYLLEKSRVVQQQEGERNFHSFYQLLRGGSGETLESLHLVNDPAVYAYTKEGAATATSNNDRSNHKAVLSALDVIGFTKEEINSVYQVLATILLLGNMQFESDGENVQIMGLEAVNHISELTATDPENVAKSLLYRTVATGGGEVIEKGHTEQQACFGRDAFAKALYERLFGWIVGRINSVIEVKDYNPVLHGKNTVIGVLDIYGFEIFDNNSFEQFCINYCNEKLQQLFIELILRQEQGEYQREGITWQHIDYFNNQIIVDLVEQPHKGIISILDEACLTVGNVTDTVCLDSMDTKLAQHPHYTSRKLSPTDKTMDFQKHFRIRHYAGDVTYSVEGFLDKNKDLLFQDFKRLMYNSANPVLKEMWPDGQLSITEVTKRPLTAATLFKNSIVALVDKLACKEPYYVRCIKPNDVKSPMLFDDARCQHQVAYLGLLENVMVRRAGFAYRQPYARFLQRYKMTCEYTWPNHLMASDREAVEAIVTQHGFQDDVAYGLTKLFVRTPRSLYTLEQERAALIPILVLFLQKVWRGALARMRCRRMRAIYAIMGCYKRYKVKAHFWEVERRFANVRTMGDYGKTVEWPTPPAALAQFHKNTVMLHRRWWARQIVKNIPPSDMLEVRAKVAALTALSGERKDWGVSRAWERDYLANVRDCPQTSSSFVRVSKELRNKDEYSQVLFSGFCRKVNRFNKSTDRGLLVTDKYIYKLEPKKQYKVLKKLPLDSFTGLSVTSGVDQMLALHTSSQDDVLLCLQRGELCPNQDRVGELVGALVDYFTRVRKVHFPVKVCGSAVQLHMRGKPKSVTVETKPGQANADFKKSRDGFILLVPGN, from the exons ATGGCGGAGCTGGAGGGCCTGGAGTTTGGGAAGTCAGACTTTGTGCTGCTGGATGAGGTGACGATGGAGCAGTTTACTGCGAACCTGAAGCTGAG GTTTGAGAAGGGTCGTATCTACACCTACATCGGAGAAGTGGTCGTCTCTGTAAACCcttacagacagatggacagttATGGCAAAGACACCATCGATGCGTACCGGGGCCGGGAGCTCTACGAAAACCCTCCCCACCTGTTCGCAGTGGCCGATGCTGCCTACAAAGCCATGAAGAGAAGGGCCAAAGACACCTGCATCGTCATATCAG GTGAAAGTGGGGCAGGAAAAACGGAAGCCAGTAAATACATCATGCAGTACATTGCAGCCATCACAAACCCGAGCCAGAGGGCGGAGGTCGAGAG tgtgaaGAATGTGCTGCTCAAGTCCAACTGTGTGCTGGAGGCCTTTGGGAACGCCAAGACAAATCGCAACGACAACTCCAGCCGCTTCGGCAAGTACATGGACATCAACTTCAACTTCAACGGCGACCCCACCGGAGGACACATCAACAACTACCTGCTGGAGAAG TCCCGGGTGGTCCAACAgcaagagggggagaggaaCTTCCACTCATTTTACCAG ttACTGCGTGGAGGCTCGGGTGAAACGCTGGAGTCATTGCACCTTGTAAATGATCCAGCTGTTTATGCGTATACCAAAGAGGGAGCTGCAACAGCC ACCTCCAACAATGATCGCTCAAACCACAAAGCGGTGTTGAGTGCACTGGATGTGATCGGCTTCACCAAAGAGGAGATTAACTCAGTTTATCAGGTCCTGGCCACCATTCTCCTGTTG GGTAACATGCAGTTTGAGAGTGATGGTGAGAACGTTCAGATCATGGGACTCGAAGCTGTGAACCACATCTCAGAGCTGACAGCCACAGATCCGGAGAACGTCGCCAAGAGCCTGCTGTACCGCACGGTGGCCACCGGGGGTGGCGAGGTCATCGAGAAGGGCCACACGGAGCAGCAGGCCTGCTTCGGACGGGACGCCTTTGCCAAG GCTCTCTATGAAAGACTTTTTGGCTGGATTGTTGGCCGCATCAACAGTGTCATTGAAGTGAAAGACTACAACCCAGTGCTTCATGGGAAAAACACAGTCATTGGTGTGCTGGATATCTACGGCTTTGAGATCTTTGATAACAACAG TTTTGAACAGTTCTGCATCAACTACTGCAACGAGAAGTTGCAACAGCTTTTCATTGAGCTGATCCTCCGACAGGAACAAGGCGAATACCAGAGAGAGGGCATCACCTGGCAACAC ATCGACTACTTCAACAACCAGATCATTGTTGATCTCGTGGAGCAGCCACACAAGGGCATCATCTCCATTTTGGACGAAGCTTGCCTCACTGTCGGTAACGTCACCGACACAGTCTGCCTGGACAGCATGGACACCAAACTGGCCCAGCACCCCCACTACACGTCCCGCAAG CTCAGCCCCACTGACAAAACCATGGACTTTCAGAAACACTTCCGTATTCGCCACTATGCTGGAGACGTCAC ATATTCCGTTGAGGGCTTCTTGGACAAAAACAAGGACCTGCTTTTCCAAGATTTCAAGCGCCTCATGTACAACAG TGCCAACCCAGTCCTGAAGGAGATGTGGCCAGATGGTCAGCTGAGCATCACAGAGGTCACCAAGCGGCCTCTGACTGCCGCCACCCTCTTCAAGAACTCCATTGTGGCCTTGGTGGATAAACTGGCCTGCAAG GAGCCGTACTACGTGCGATGCATAAAGCCCAACGACGTGAAGTCGCCGATGCTATTTGACGACGCTCGCTGCCAGCACCAGGTGGCCTACCTCGGCCTGCTGGAGAATGTGATGGTGCGCAGGGCGGGCTTTGCCTACAGGCAGCCCTATGCTCGCTTCCTGCAGCG GTACAAAATGACATGCGAGTACACCTGGCCAAACCACCTGATGGCCTCAGACAGGGAGGCCGTGGAGGCCATCGTCACCCAGCACGGTTTCCAGGACGACGTGGCGTACGGTCTCACCAAGCTGTTTGTCCGAACGCCACGATCTCTCTACACCCTGGAGCAGGAGAGAGCCGCACTCATCCCCATCCTGGTGCTTTTCCTGCAGAAG GTATGGCGTGGGGCTTTGGCTCGTATGAGGTGCCGGCGAATGAGGGCCATCTACGCCATCATGGGCTGCTATAAGCGCTACAAGGTCAAGGCTCACTTCTGGGAGGTGGAGCGGAGATTCGCTAATGTGCGAACTATGGGCGACTATGGAAAGACCGTAGAGTGGCCGACCCCACCTGCAGCTTTGGCCCAGTTTCACAAAAATACAGTCATGCTGCATCGCAG GTGGTGGGCGAGGCAGATCGTGAAGAACATCCCTCCGTCTGACATGCTGGAGGTTCGGGCCAAAGTGGCGGCTCTGACTGCTCTGAGCGGTGAGAGGAAGGACTGGGGTGTCAGCAGAGCCTGGGAGAGGGACTACCTGGCCAAT GTGCGAGACTGCCCTCAGACCAGCTCCAGCTTCGTCCGTGTCTCCAAGGAGCTGAGGAACAAAGACGAGTACAGTCAGGTCCTCTTCTCTGGCTTCTGCAGGAAG gTGAATAGATTCAACAAGAGCACAGACCGCGGCCTGCTCGTCACAGACAAGTACATCTACAAATTAGAGCCAAAGAAGCAGTACAAGGTTTTGAAGAAGCTTCCTTTAGACTCT TTTACGGGACTGAGCGTGACCAGCGGCGTTGACCAGATGTTGGCGCTACACACGTCCTCTCAGGACGACGTCCTGCTGTGTCTGCAGCGAGGGGAGCTGTGCCCCAACCAGGACCGAGTGGGCGAGCTGGTGGGAGCGCTGGTCGACTACTTCACACG tgtaAGAAAAGTCCACTTTCCCGTGAAGGTTTGTGGTTCAGCCGTGCAGCTTCACATGCGAGGAAAACCCAAGAGCGTCACCGTGGAGACCAAACCCGGCCAGGCTAATGCAGATTTCAAGAAGAGTCGAGACGGTTTCATCCTGCTGGTCCCTGGCAACTAA
- the si:dkey-154b15.1 gene encoding uncharacterized protein si:dkey-154b15.1 translates to MLRVNQQRHFIVKTAECPEMDFTVEATIHLNLFRDETKVREILRSQDFEMRDLGRNQVRVRGSFWKLKCVRVSLEQLLNSQTQTKTTPFSSSPVQTVSSKAISTLYTNNGYVSHGNRGRLESRDKALRGSPSSPNNSASWVSNASHNPPSSPEYRASSSPRADQRASLRHGSESFVVDADVFKYAEQLRTKYIHIIQENHNVEMEVHESGDSSSITLLGKSARVAVSKLQDLLDDLSKSLRTQDVPRTDIDHKGEALLEAIRENRGIYSSVLVCEMNDRLHLIGPSVESYELKQKLLGRPVDQSQQRTGRTLKKNPRGRSSSLPPMNRKNTGDGGAIANRSPAGAAGYSPSKPVAAAGYSPSKYQDNEQEVAKPEQRTESRLGQNGALGRRSRSESRGKKREERPDGFVQEKENKQKSPKSLLQPLLSVNTNIRQRLKKLRK, encoded by the exons ATGCTTCGGGTGAATCAGCAGCGTCATTTCAtagtgaaaacagctgaatgtCCTGAG ATGGATTTTACAGTGGAGGCAACGATTCATTTGAATCTTTTTCGAGATGAGACAAAGGTGCGAGAAATCCTCAGGTCACAGGACTTCGAGATGAGAGATCTGGGCAGAAATCAGGTGCGTGTCAGGGGTTCGTTTTGGAAGCTCAAATGTGTGAGGGTCAGCTTGGAGCAACTTCTTAACTCACAAACCCAGACCAAGACGACGCCATTCTCATCCTCACCAGTCCAAACTGTTTCCTCTAAAGCCATTTCCACACTCTATACCAACAACGGCTATGTGTCACATGGTAACAGAGGCAGGTTAGAATCCAGAGACAAGGCTCTGCGTGGTTCTCCGTCCTCACCCAACAACTCTGCATCTTGGGTGTCAAACGCTTCCCACAATCCTCCAAGCTCTCCGGAGTACAGAGCTTCATCTTCTCCAAGAGCAGACCAGCGTGCTTCATTAAGGCACGGAAGCGAGTCCTTTGTTGTTGATGCAGATGTGTTTAAGTACGCAGAGCAACTCAGGACAAAATACATTCACATCATCCAGGAGAACCATAACGTTGAAATGGAAGTGCACGAATCTGGTGATAGCTCCAGCATCACTTTACTGGGCAAGAGTGCGAGGGTAGCCGTCAGTAAACTACAGGACCTCCTGGATGATCTCAGCAAATCACTACGCACACAGGACGTTCCTCGGACAGACATAGATCACAAAGGTGAAGCTCTTTTAGAGGCAATTCGGGAAAACCGTGGCATTTACAGttcagtgcttgtgtgtgagatgaACGACAGGCTTCACCTCATTGGACCGTCTGTCGAAAGCTACGAGTTAAAGCAGAAGCTGTTGGGGAGGCCGGTTGACCAGTCACAACAGCGTACAGGAAGGACATTAAAGAAAAACCCCAGGGGGAGGAGTAGCTCCCTGCCACCGATGAACCGAAAGAACACAGGAGACGGTGGAGCCATCGCTAATCGGTCtcctgcaggagctgcaggttACTCCCCATCAAAGCCTGTTGCAGCTGCAGGTTACTCTCCATCAAAGTACCAGGATAATGAACAGGAAGTTGCCAAACCCGAGCAGAGAACTGAATCTCGTCTTGGTCAAAATGGAGCTTTAGGGAGAAGAAGCCGCTCGGAGTCCCGCGGAAAAAAGCGTGAAGAAAGGCCTGATGGCTTTGTgcaagagaaggaaaacaaacagaagtctCCTAAATCACTGTTGCAGCCTTTACTAAGTGTTAATACAAATATACGACAAAGGCTTAAAAaattgagaaaatga